From one Plasmodium knowlesi strain H genome assembly, chromosome: 11 genomic stretch:
- a CDS encoding secreted ookinete protein 25, putative has translation MAKTCYFPFLFLTYFFLSSTLLAVARSDDRYVDNESAPEVYQRRDDNTAVVPQEDSLLQNSEPVVTLNEKIELLTKTYASNLSKYVSSMRELFHLYNSIIDIKEDLNYGSITLDMEFPDRKGSDDFANFNIIFSARKKNEVSKKYEYVNATHSASFNLDELLRENKDVNGLDNVSFGTRVGEDVISGDSTNVCKAIKGSELDATKLFITVNKEGEDKFSVSNLDDFVGECLKDAQDALAQRDASDKKKKKDGNLQSVYPVSGSEASGSQANSSQNIVQKPKENRKALMDDFKESLVSKNMARCKASAKLLMANSTVSSLMYLFIVIALGICLM, from the coding sequence ATGGCTAAGACATGttacttcccatttttgttccttacatatttttttttgagctcAACCTTGTTGGCGGTGGCCAGATCGGATGATAGATATGTTGATAATGAATCAGCACCAGAAGTATATCAAAGGAGGGATGATAATACAGCAGTGGTTCCCCAAGAGGACTCCCTTTTACAAAACAGTGAACCCGTGGTAACgttaaacgaaaaaatagaattatTGACCAAAACATATGCCTCAAATCTATCTAAGTATGTAAGCTCCATGAGAGAGTTATTTCATTTGTACAACTCCATCATTGACATCAAGGAGGATCTCAATTACGGATCAATAACACTAGACATGGAATTTCCCGATCGTAAGGGAAGTGATGACTTTGCTAATTTTAACATCATTTTCTctgcacgaaaaaaaaatgaggttagcaaaaaatatgaatatgtaAATGCAACACATTCTGCTAGTTTCAATTTGGATGAATTATTAAGAGAAAACAAAGATGTAAATGGACTTGATAATGTATCTTTTGGAACAAGAGTCGGCGAAGATGTTATTTCGGGTGATTCTACCAATGTTTGCAAAGCTATTAAGGGCAGTGAACTCGACGCCACAAAACTTTTTATCACGGTAAATAAGGAAGGCGAAGACAAGTTTTCTGTTTCAAATCTTGACGATTTTGTGGGAGAATGTTTGAAGGATGCGCAGGATGCTTTAGCGCAGAGAGACGCTTcagataagaagaaaaaaaaagatggaaattTGCAAAGTGTTTATCCGGTTAGTGGAAGTGAGGCTAGTGGCAGCCAGGCTAACAGTAGCCAAAACATAGTCCAGAAACcaaaggaaaatagaaaGGCTTTAATGGATGATTTCAAAGAGAGCTTGGTGTCGAAGAACATGGCAAGGTGTAAAGCGTCTGCCAAACTGCTAATGGCAAATTCGACGGTATCTAGTTTAATGTACCTGTTCATAGTAATAGCACTAGGCATCTGCTTGATGTAG
- a CDS encoding cell division cycle protein 48-like protein, protein MENSADVKAVADENNGDGKVTKKKNLCRLIVEEATNDDNSVVALNTKRMEELNFFRGDTILIKGKKRHSTICIILNDNELDEGKIRINKVARKNLRVCLGDIVYVKPCPEIPYGKKIQVLPLDDTIEGLAKDTLFEIFLKPYFNESYRPVKKGDLFLVRGGFMSVEFKVVEVDPDDFCIVSPDTVIYYEGDPIKRDDEEKLDEIGYDDIGGCKKQLAQIREMIELPLRHPGLFKTLGVKPPRGVLLYGPPGSGKTCIARAVANETGAFFFLINGPEVMSKMAGEAEANLRRAFEEAEKNSPAIIFIDEIDSIAPKREKTNGEVERRVVSQLLTLMDGIKSRGQVVVIAATNRQNSIDPALRRFGRFDREIDIGVPDDNGRFEILRIHTKNMKLSPDVKLEELASSTHGFVGADLAQLCTEAALTCIREKMDVIDLEDEIIDKEVLESMCVTQDHFNMALGTCNPSSLRETVVEVPNVKWDDIGGLDEVKNTLREMILYPIDHPDKFEKFGMSPSRGVLFYGPPGCGKTLLAKAVASECSANFVSIKGPELLTMWFGESEANVREVFDKARAAAPCVLFFDELDSIGTQRGSTLGDGSGAGDRVMNQLLTEIDGVGPKKNLFFIGATNRPELLDEALLRPGRLDQLIYIPLPDLAARISILSAILRKCPVADNVPIDFLAQKTAGFSGADLAELCQRAARAAIRDAIDAEEMNKKSKLQMYPNEKDENGENAQNIQNGTTVQNNEENTIKYEITRHHFKEGLAGARRSVSQADLIKYDNFRIKFDPLYKTKTGGGNDDFIIDWPDEENNEEPQEYNVDDDLYS, encoded by the exons ATGGAGAACAGTGCTGATGTGAAGGCGGTGGCCGATGAAAACAACGGAGATGGGAAAGTgacgaaaaagaagaacctGTGCAGGCTCATTGTGGAGGAAGCAACGAACGATGACAACTCCGTTGTGGCCCTGAACACCAAGCGAATGGAagaattgaattttttccgaGGAGACACCATCTTGattaagggaaagaaaaggcacTCCACCATTTGCATCATTTTGAATGACAACGAATTGGATGAAGGCAAAATTCGGATCAACAAAGTTGCCAGGAAAAACCTTAGGGTTTGCTTGGGAG ACATCGTCTACGTGAAACCGTGCCCCGAAATCCCGTACGGAAAGAAGATCCAGGTGCTGCCCCTTGATGACACCATCGAAGGCCTTGCGAAGGACACGCTGTTTGAGATTTTCTTGAAGCCGTACTTCAACGAATCGTACAGACCAGTCAAGAAAGGCGACTTGTTCCTTGTGCGAGGTGGGTTTATGTCGGTAGAATTCAAAGTGGTTGAAGTGGACCCAGATGATTTCTGTATCGTTTCCCCAGACACGGTTATATACTACGAAGGAGATCCCATCAAAAGAGACGATGAAGAAAAGCTGGACGAAATAGGTTATGATGACATAGGAGGATGTAAAAAACAGCTAGCTCAAATTAGAGAAATGATCGAATTGCCACTGCGACATCCAGGATTATTTAAGACGTTAGGGGTGAAACCACCCAGAGGAGTATTGCTATATGGACCCCCCGGAAGTGGAAAGACATGTATAGCAAGAGCTGTGGCAAATGAAACaggagcctttttttttctcataaatGGACCAGAAGTAATGAGTAAAATGGCAGGAGAGGCAGAAGCAAATTTGAGAAGAGCCTtcgaagaagcagaaaaaaattcccctgCAATTATCTTCATCGACGAAATTGATTCTATTGCCccgaaaagagaaaaaacgaaTGGAGAAGTTGAGAGGAGAGTAGTTTCACAATTGCTAACCTTAATGgatggaataaaaagtaGAGGACAAGTAGTAGTCATAGCAGCGACCAACAGACAAAATTCCATCGACCCTGCGTTGAGACGTTTTGGTAGATTTGACAGAGAAATTGATATAGGAGTACCAGATGACAATGGAAGGTTTGAAATTTTAAGAATACACACCAAAAATATGAAGCTCTCCCCAGATGTGAAACTAGAAGAACTAGCAAGCAGCACCCACGGTTTTGTTGGTGCAGATTTGGCTCAATTATGTACGGAAGCCGCACTAACATGTATCcgagaaaaaatggatgtaaTTGACTTGGAAGATGAAATTATTGACAAGGAGGTGCTAGAAAGCATGTGCGTAACACAGGATCATTTTAACATGGCCTTGGGTACATGCAATCCATCGTCGTTACGAGAAACCGTTGTTGAAGTTCCTAATGTCAAATGGGATGATATTGGTGGACTGGATGAAGTGAAGAATACATTACGTGAAATGATTCTATATCCTATTGACCATCCGGATAAATTTGAGAAATTTGGTATGTCCCCATCTAGGggagttttattttatggACCCCCAGGTTGTGGTAAAACTTTACTAGCCAAAGCCGTTGCATCTGAGTGTTCAGCTAATTTTGTATCCATCAAAGGTCCAGAATTGCTAACAATGTGGTTTGGTGAGTCGGAAGCTAATGTTAGAGAAGTGTTTGACAAAGCTAGGGCTGCGGCACCTTGTGTTTTATTCTTCGACGAGCTAGATTCTATAGGGACACAGAGAGGATCTACCCTTGGAGATGGAAGCGGTGCTGGAGATCGAGTAATGAATCAGTTACTAACCGAAATTGATGGAGTCGGACCGAAGAAaaatcttttctttattgGAGCAACCAACAGACCTGAATTATTAGATGAAGCATTACTAAGACCAGGAAGATTAGATCAATTGATTTATATTCCTTTGCCTGATTTAGCTGCTAGAATTTCTATCCTAAGCGCTATATTGAGGAAGTGCCCCGTAGCTGATAATGTTCCTATAGACTTTTTGGCCCAGAAGACCGCCGGATTTAGTGGGGCTGATTTAGCGGAGCTCTGCCAGAGGGCAGCCAGAGCGGCCATTCGAGATGCCATCGATGCGGaggaaatgaacaaaaagtCGAAGCTACAAATGTATCCAAATGAGAAGGACGAAAATGGAGAGAATGCTCAAAACATTCAAAATGGAACCACTGTGCAGAATAACGAAGAAAATACaataaaatatgaaattACGAGGCATCACTTCAAGGAGGGACTAGCTGGTGCTAGGAGAAGTGTTTCACAAGCCGACCTAATTAAGTACGACAACTTTAGAATAAAATTCGATCCTTTGTACAAGACGAAGACGGGTGGTGGAAATGATGACTTCATCATTGACTGGCCCGATGAGGAAAACAACGAGGAACCCCAAGAGTACAACGTGGATGATGACCTGTACTCGTAG